Within Topomyia yanbarensis strain Yona2022 chromosome 2, ASM3024719v1, whole genome shotgun sequence, the genomic segment gttcgagaaaattaagctatcccgcctcgacaattgggtcgaagcaaatggttgaggattttccagtggcttgcgcaaaatcaatttgtgaatttgcttttcgggtgatgccatttttccaattttcgaaaaactgacaatacactctaaactacttctaacaaaatttccattaaaaaatacccaatgggttattttctacagtgGTTTTTtcatgatgcaatttgatgtagaACACCCTTTAGTTGTGAGTAGACCAGCTACACAGCAAAggtcggtcagcgggctagcacTGAGAGCTAATGAAGAAAAACATGAGTCAATgatctctccgtcggagtaaCTGACAACTAAATGGGTCGCAAAGATGGGCACATGTATTGGGAGAAATACCACTGCTGAGAAATTGTCAGccccagctagcagataaatatgTTCCAGGTCGGTTCGTGTTTgaacaggtgacgatatttgcagttgacctgagcaggtcagataaACCGACAAAGGTGGACAGCATGCAAGAAGaagcaaaaaaaggaaaaaaattaaagggttgtgtacaggacacgaccacggtgacattaaaaatgtagcttttttcaagagcgtgcaaatgaattttatctatcacacatatcgactcacgttcttgctcactcgcctgttttcatatgttacaatttgctatataccctccccatgaaaacataatttattgaaggtcatttaacggtaatctattattacaattaatcaagtatctcactaggtgattagcattatttggctgatccatctagtaaaaataggctggtctgtccagaaaatatattcaaaagaaaagttccatattgagaactgtgatgagcaagcccacgcccgccaacggaaatatacagattctccatgaatttagaaatttcattttccatttaaattttcaataatgtactaatgaacttaagtaaacaatcttaaggttaagtatttattaatcgattagtggttgaacaaattaaattatttgataaattacattgttatacaacgttcgcactaccagttaaaacgggtttttatgctatcttggtgacatttttcttgttgctaattattataacgtgttataactctgtagtgtatacattgtattattgaaccaactctgcagcgttttatgttatataggtgttttatgtgataataggactgacataattatatcttcagtacagcggtttgtttcataatttaaaacagatttattttaaaatttaaattgtatatccaaccgttctatttgttgtatactttaaaacgcgataagaactgtgttttaaatacatagggcaggacagatgctctgactgcataaactgggaaaacaattttaagtccagtaacgcttaagacaaggcttgaattttaatcgaaaaagaagacccgcttaaactgctgctgggacggtaagttttgttttaaaattttccgttttgtgcagtacgaaacaaaagtgtttgaaattagaaaacaaaaagttctgctaggaatgtgattgtttccgatgcaataacactcaggttttttacgcgggggatacaggccgcgtaaatgaaaaccgcgtaaattacaaaaaacgcgtaaatgaaaaccgagtaatttcaaaatccgcgtaaaaaaataccgcacgaaaaaaaccgcgtaaaaaaacctgagtgtgctctcctatataaaatactacgctgctgaacagtgcaataactacagaagcacgttatcagatgccttactgataaaaaaaaacataaccgaaatatatatatatatatatatatatatatatatatatatatatatatatatatatatatatatatatatatatatatatatatatatatatatatatatatatatatatatatatatatatatatatatatatatatatatatatatatatatatatatatatatatatatatatatatatatatatatatatatatatatatatatatatatatatatatatatatatatatatatatatatatatatatatatatatatatatatatatatatatatatatatatataacagaaatatgaaacatatgaaagccaATACTCTTTACCCTatgcagctacaaagcgccgtaaacatggattaacaagttataacgcacacgcatgcataaaaataaatatttttttttcaacgcaacactctcaagcagcacacctaagtcgcatcctgccgtattgaattaaatccaaaccaccccacccacccactttgtaaatcattctgttacaccgtgctggtacccgaaaaatccgcacacggccaccgctgccgaaaatgcgtagcgtctaccgcttatgtAGCGTTGACATTAGTGCTGGTTGCCATCTGCTGatgccagcatgctggcaaccAGCATGCTACCAGAATAATGTAAACGCATGCCATCTGCTGGTGCCAGCTGCTGGCAAgcgtttacattatgctggtagcgtgctggttgccagcatgctggcaccAGCAGATGGCAACCAGCACTAATGTAAACCGGGCATTAGTGTAgcgtccagacgctgcagccatgatcttacctgttcgacataagaacaaaaactgattcaaacgtgtttTTTTTCACGTTCAATCATTTATTATTTCAATTCCTTTTTACATATctgaatattttacatttcaaGTGATTCaaaatataactatttttttcatcTTTGTTTTTGGTTATTTACATTTGGTTTCGTTATTAGCATTAGCCTAATCGGTTATTTTCAACTTATGTTGAATGATAGAGTGCCTTATACTAAACTAACTACTAATCTAACTACTATTCTAACTACAATACTGAGTCTTGTATCATTCGATACTCTGAGTTTTCACATTTGGTGGTAAAATTTTCATAAgattttcttattgtttcttCGATCGTTTCCACATTCGCTAATCTGTGTATATCCGCTATCCGTGTTCGCCAAGGTAGGTTAAGAATCATTCTCAAGcacttgttttgtaatacttgGAGTTTCTTTTTATGGGTGTTTGCACATGTAGCCCAGACAGGCATTGCATAGCATATTACTGGTGCGATTATTTGCTTGTGAATTGCTATTTTGTTTTTCGTGATCATTTTCGATCTTCTATTAATTAGTGGGTATAATCGTTTTATCAACATGGAGCATTTATTATAAGTTTTTTGTATGTGGCTTCTGAATAATAACTTAGAGTCGGCAGTCAACCCTAGATATACCGCTTCGGTAGACCATTCAATGGTAGTACCATTCAGCACAATCTTGCAGTCATTTGGTGGAGCTAATTTTGGGGATTTACGGTAGGGAAATAGTATTACCTGCGTTTTGCTGCAGTTAGCTTTGATTTTCCATATGTTCAGATAGTTACAGAAATTGTCAAGGCAACTTTGGAGTTTTTTGGTGATGTGTCTGGTTAATCTTCCCTTGCATAAGATGGCTGTGTCGTCTGCAAAGACTGAGAGGAAACAGTCGTTTGGGAGTTGTGGGATGTCCGCCGTGTATATATTATATAGCACTGGGCCCAGCAAGCTGCCCTGCGGAACTCCTGCAGGAATGCGAAAATCTTCGGAGAGAACACCGTTCAGCGAGATTTTAAAGGTACGGTTTGAGAGGTAGCTTTGAATGATATTGATCAAGTAGTTTGGGAAATTATACCGGTAGAGCTTATAGACGAGGCCATCATGCCAGACGCTATCAAAGGCCTTTTCAATGCCCAGTAAGGCTATCGCCGTGGATTTGGATACTGCTTTATTTCTTCGAATAATTTGCATGACTCTATATAGCTGCTGAGTTGTCGAATGGCCAGctcggaatccgaactgctcaGGAGGAAGGATATTGTTGTTGTTCACATGTTCGAGAATTCTGTCCAACAGCATTCTCTCGAAGAGTTTGCTTATCGCCGACAACAGGCTTATTGGACGGTAGCTAGTGGGGCTGGTGGGATCTTTTCCTGGTTTAATCAGCGGAATAACTTTTGCCATTTTCCAGCAAGACGGGAAATACAAAAGATCAAGACATTTGTTAAACACTTTTGCAATGAAAGTATAGGCTTCCGTGCTCAGCTTTTTTAGCACGAGGTTGAAGATGTAATCGAACCCCGGagccttcatatttttacaGCGTTTGACGGCAGATGTTATTTGCTCGGTTGTAatttttttgttggctgggacGTAACAAGAGGTATTGTTCAAGGTGACTAGTGCTTCTCGGACTGCTCCCTCCATAGGGCTAGTTATAGAGATACCAAGATTATGGGAATTCAAGATATGGTTTCCTATGGCATTAGCTTTTTCCTCTGGAATAACTAGAATTGTGTTGTCTGTTTTTAGTGGGGGTATTTGCTGgggtttagattttagaatttttgccaCTTTCCAAAAGGGTCTAGAGTATGGATCTAAATTTTGAATATCATTGCTGAATCTGTCATTTTTTAACTGGGTAACATGAAGAGCTATAAGTTTGGTGAGATACTGTGCTGCACTTTTTTTAGTCAGGTCACCGGTTCGTTGGAATTGTCTCCGAAAGACGTTCCTTGCACGAATGATGCTTTGTATGGTGGGATCGAGATTGATAACCTTACATACTACTGGTACCTTGCGGACGCACTCGTCTTCGGCAGCGAGGATGGCACGCTGAAGCTGCTCAATGCAATAGTCGATATCTTCGGTTGTCACAATCGGAGCTTCGAAGTTGAGTCGATGGTCCACTCTGCGACGGAATTCAATCCAGTTGACGTGATGGTAATCTTTTCGTAGTTGTCTGGTACCACGAACAGCAGTTTCATCGATGCGCTGCACCACCGGGTAGTGGTCGGAGCTCAGCTCGGTGATGGTGATGGGTTTCGACAAATTCAGATTCGTCAAAAAGAGGTCTATTGTAGAGGTCACACCAGCTGCAGACAGATATGTTGGTTGATCAGGAGCGTTGATAACAAAGTATCCGAGTTGTGCTTCGTCGAACAGCATAGTCCAATTTTTGTTGCGCCGGTAGTTTCCCCACAGCTCGTGACGAGCATTGAGATCGCAAGCAATGATGAATTTTTTGCGATGCCGTGTTAATTTGACTAagtcatttttatattttctggcCATCCCGTTGCCGTCGTAGCATTGTCGAGGACAGTAGGCTGCTATGATTAGAAGTGGTCCGCTGCTGGTTGTTATCTCAACTCCTATCGCTTCGATGACAGAGGTTTGGTAGTGAGGTTGTATGTTGAACTTGATGGGCTTTTTGATAGCGATAGCCACTCCTCCCCCATTGGAGTGCGTGCGGTCGAGTCGTACTAAGCTGTATCCTGGTATACTGAAGTTTGTTTGcggttttaaaaaggtttcgGTGACCACTAGTATATCGGCTTCCTCCCTTGATGCCAGATCGATGAATTCCATGTGTTTTGGCTTGACAGCATGGGCATTCCAGAGCATGACTTTTAGCTCGTAGCTACCCATACTGGATAATAAACTCACCTAGTACGCGTATTTGGTCAGCACGTGTGTTGCACTGCTGAAGCTGGGTCCACATGGTGGTGAAAATCGGCAAAAGTTCTGCTGAAGAGTATTTGGTTGATGGGAAGATTGATTCCAAGCTGGGGCTGCAACGTTGCTATTTCTTTGGAATCCTGGGGGTGTTCCGACTCCTGGAACTTCTTCACGATCTTTTCCGATCGTTGGAAGATTTGGAAAGTTCGCTGCTGTATACGCTGGAACCTTGTTTGGGTGACGACCAGGTTGATTTTTCGTTGACGCTTCCTTCCAGATTTTCTTATAGTCTTCACGTGATTTACAAATTCGATCCGTTGCACAATGATGCTTTCCACAGTTAGCACATTTATACCGCACCGCTCCTTCAATAGGACAGCTGGATGATTCGTGCTTCCCGGCACAATAGTTGCACCTAGCTGCCAGGTGACAATTTCGTGTTCCATGTCCGAAGTGGAGACACCGCATACACTGCGTGACATCTTTGTAAATGCCACGGTACGGTTCCCACGAGACAACGACATTGCCGATAAATTTCGCTGCTTTCAGGGCACCAAGAGTCACTGTGCCTTTTCGAAAATGTACGAGGTAGAGACAATCCCTGTACTCGTAATTTTCTTTCTTCTTCCTAGCGATTACATACACTGTTAGGGTTGTAGTTTGTACCGCTCCTCCAGCTcggatttgatgtcttcaggttGCATCACTGGTAGACCTCTAACGACAGCCTTGAAAGGTTTCTCTGAAGGCATGTCGTGGGTGAAAAACTGCGCTTTATGCTGGTTCAGATATGTTTTGGCTTTAATGAACTCGTCCATTGTCTGTAGCATCACCTTGATGCCAATTCTGGTAAGCTTAAATTGAGCACTGATGCCCTTCGCATGCAGGACCTTCTGCAGCTGCTCCAGCGGGATAGACTTCACGATCAGCGGGGGCAATTTGACAGTGACATTGGTTGGTGGACCATCCTGGCAATTATCCTGTTCCTGACCGAATCCTTGTAGATCACTAACGTTGACAGCTGTATGTTCACTTAATACACTGTACTGGTTGGCCGATAATAATGATGATTCGTCATCCTCGCGAGCTTTTTTCGACGGTTGCCCCGGCGTGCTAGCAGATACATTAGCAGACTTAACAGTGCTGACGGTAGCGTTGGCCGATCGCCTACGGTAAATTTTCGGGCTACGGCCCGGTTTTTTCCGCTTACCCATTTGCGGAGAGGGAAAGATAACGCGATAGAAAAAATACGCGGAACTGCAAACTAAAACGAAAACTAAACTACTGCGCTTGACGTCTGCGCCACACGACGAACGTAAACCGAATCGagattcaaacgtgtacgcgtcacctctatttataaactaaccgtatatggtttagtcacttaggtgcgagtgtgtgtaaatgccaacgttgccgaaaatcgatagcgcttattgcatcgcccggagacgatgttgctcgtgtgggatactagcaacaactgatttaaacggacatgcgtcgcttctatttatgacttttcgtgtttgattaAGCGACTAAGTTGCCCTCTAacgacggctgtgtctgagaaatctgcctcacgaatgataattttcacgtttttcgtgaactttttaattttaccaatttccaaaaatctacTTTTATtagggagatattaaattattaccaatatttaagttaggtgtttctgaatcggttggtgtatgaatgattaaaatccatctagtaatatcggagctataagcgtgcaaaccttacatagtttcgttacatgggagatagtttagattttagaatgacacctagccccagatagtggagtaagacatttttaatgtcaaaaatgttttttgcaaTACCCTACAGTTCAGTGTTCAGTTTTTTCGCCATAATGGCATAGATTTTTAACGAATAAACCAAAAATCAGTTGTCCTAAGTGACTTTCTGGTGTCAAACCTACTGGCATTTCAACTAAGATTGAGCCCGAGGAACCAACCCATCAAAGGCTGCATTAAGATATTGGATATTAATCAACTATGGTCAAGGAGTGAGAAAAGGCGCTTCTCAACAGACTGACCTTTATTGAATGTGATTGAATCACCACTTGTATATTTGTGTTAGTTGGTCTCTGGTTGGTTTTACGGAAATATGCTTTTCGTGGAACGAGGAATTCGCCTGAATCAGTAAAATGCAAAGGATGCCAATTTGAAGGATGACTTCGTCTGAGTAGACGTTAACTTACTGACAGGActttatttgtttgaaaaaatggtACATAGATTTTCGCGACAACTCACGAGTCACACAAGGAAGCAATATAGGTACATTACTGTAAACGCTGTTCTTCAACGATGAAGAATTTATATATGATATATGATTAtatatgaaaaacaaaaacattcaCCAAGTCTTATTTATGATAACAAAATTAATAGCGAAATGGACTTCCTGACGATCAGTAGGGGAAAAAAGAATAGTGATTACATTCAAGGACGATGTGATTTTGCCAATCTATAAATTGAAACCGTGTTAAGAAATAAGTGTCCAAAGTTCGACACTATTTGGTCAGAAAGGtgtgccccccccccccgtttgcCAGCCGGATGGAGCCGCCTTCACTTTAATTAAGACGTTTCTCTTTGTAGATTAAATTATGTTTGAAATCAACTTTCGTTAATGTTATATGAGATTGACCATACTTACGTGAATAAAGAAACCAGCTTccaaaatattagaaaaaagacAACTTGTAATTAAATACAAACTTCAGAATTGATCCCTGTGCAAGAACTAATATCTGTTTTCGATTTTCGCAAACCTAGATTTTCAATGACGTTAACAAATTGCTTTTCATAAGTGGTTGGTTTGTCGGTGTGGCTAAAAAGTGATAATTCATAAATTTTGCTCGCTCATCATTTTTCGTGCCGCCATGAGTTCATATACATACGACCCGACGCGTGTGGTAACGCGAATAATGTGAATTTTAACGATCAATTTTGGCTTCTCCAGTATGGATATTAGTTCGTGGAACCGTCAGCATGTCTGCTTGTATTTAGTAGAAGCAATAAATTTCTACTGCCAAACTTAATTTGatattttgagattttttatgAGGGCGGTTATTATCAGCTAATGATGTGTATTTACAATAGCTAATGTGCTACTGGCAGGTAAGATTTGTTCGGGCCAAATATGTTGAATGAGGTCAACGGATTACTGGTAGGGAATCCCGGCGTTAGTTGGCGGTggaggtaagttggcggaatcctgTTTTCTTCGTTTGTTTAGACATATGCGATCTTTCTCGTTGTGGCTTTAAACACCATTTGTTGAGAAAAACAACAATACCGATTCTTGTTAAAATATTAAGTTTTCTATAAATTTTGCGAGATTTTGAGTCAAGACACACATCACACCAAAAGGTCATGAATCATGTAACGCAGAAATTGCCCAAATTTGGCCCGCtgtccccatgtaacaaattgtcataaatttctctatccccccttCCGCTTCTATTACGCAACATATtctctgaaaaaaatcagttaaaacatgttacgtaacgttctagcttactccccttctcccctatgtcacaatataTCACAATTTGTCGTACCCCTTCTCTTCCCTAAAATCGATACGTAATAGTCTTTgtagtaaaaaaatattcaccaaATTTatacaaacatttaaaaaagttGATCTTTCCGGGTGAGACGTCGCACCTGAAAATTTCGTATGTTCGGGTCGTTTTACTACAGATATACTCAAGCCATGTGTTGTGTATATTTATTGTTCATAAGGTATCAtttcatttattgaaataaccTTTAAAACATACCAATATATTGCAATAGTTCGATTCGATGTTGGATTAATTTTCATTTCAATGATTTTCTCTCGTAATTAATACAAGAATCATCAACAATGGTGCCGACGTAAAATGGCACTTACAGGCGTTAAAGTAACCATAACCGTGACGTGTTCTATTAAAAATCTCAATTGAATGCTTTCGATTCTTGGGGCACTTGTCCTCAATAGAACCCAGCGGCCCCGAATGGTATAAGAACGGCCCAGTAGAGCAACTCCTTTTCACGTTGCGGTGATACGATCGTGTGAGACATTTGTGTTGAAGCTATTTTGGAGCAAGCGATGGCATAATAAAACTCAAGAAAACCGCAGCGCAAGGCCACAACATTTTCACACACCTTTGTACTGGTCATCCAAGTTGTTAACGTCTTGTCAAACTTGTCAGTTTGTCaacgaacagaaaaaaaactataagtTACTCACTACGAAGGGCACACAGCCAACACGTCAGGCAGCGCAGTGCATCCACATGAATTGCGGGTAAATTCTGAACGAAATCGATTAATCAGAGACCTTCAGGAAGACAAATGTTCCAAATTGTGTGGTTTTCAATGGTGGatggtttatttttttctgccgACCATGTAATGCGTTTTTCGAATTGACCCAGTTGCTGTAGATATATTGTTTTCGAAAGCGTGAAATAAGTGCCAACCGAGACAAGTCAGGAATGCAGTCCTACAGAATTCAATAAAACAACATTTATGTTCTGTATCACGTTCAGCGTAAAGTAGTTTTTTGTCTCTTGTATTCTTTGGAATTGAAATTCGTTTTAGTGCGTCAGTGGTAATTTTTCGGGTTTTGCTTATCGTCATCAGTTGCCTCCCACGCACTTGAGGAAGGATTTATTTCGCTTTGCTTTTTTGTCATGAATTTCCATTTATGATCGAATTTCGTTACTATCGACGTTGTTGGTTTCTACATCAAGGATGAAAGTGCAACGGTCCGCTTGTTCAAATGTTTTTAAAAGTAGTGAAATTATTTTGATTAGCCTAAGAATATTTTAAAGTACATGAGAAAAAACGTTAATATACAACTTTCCATTTAGAAGAAAATTCTTAAGACATTTCATTCGCCACAATACGACTCTTCTTCGATGAAAGCGGCCATCCTCCGTATCTCAAAGAGGTGAGAAATACGCATTTTTCAATCAACCAGCAATTAAATGGCAGTAAAATATTTAACGACTGCCGTCTCACGACGCATATGTAAATGTGGAGCATAAATTAGGCTCTTGTCTCCGTCAACCAAAAGAGAATTCGCGCGTGATTACCGCTGCCCTGGCCACGGCGCGAGAATCCCTCGTTACGACCGAAATGATGCATCGGAAATGAGTTACTTTTGTCATGAAGACCTGTGTTAACTTGGCACCTCGCACTGCACTGGCACCTCGCACTGGATGAGTAGCTTGTGCACAATCCACACTCCCCCAATCAGTATGGTGGAACAGCGCCATGCCATATGTGTGCCTGTCCTGTTTCCTGCCTACCGCTCTGACGGCAGTTACTTTCGGCGGATGGATATGAGCTTGCAATGCCATTATCGTAAagtattttattttatgcaaATTACTTGCAGGAATTAGCATTTTAATGTTTCGTTGTTTAATCAATCTTCGTTTTTTTCGCGGTATACAATGGGCCATGATAGGAGGAGGTCGGTAGCACTTTCGTTTAGATATATAACTTTAGACCGACGATCGACAGGTTGGAGTTTGAATTAAGCTCGGTATATTTAAACAGATATTTTCAACTTGGAACAAGCCAGATTTTCAAACACTGTCCTCAGTGTATGTAGAGATAAGGTCACAGGCTCTTTCGAATATCTGATATCTGATTTAATATCTGATATCGAAAAGATAATGACAACGTTTAGGAAAGTGCAGTAGGTCTTGTAGATCGATTCAcggaaagttttttttgcgaaaagtgcatgtgtttttcagacaatacgtttagcaaaaagttgttttaagTTGGttaaagaccatgctggtgcatcTTCTCAGTAAGAATTTTGATGGAAACTGGGTCAAAAGCTGCCCTAACatccaagaaaactgatgccatctgctctttgttagcataggccattttaatttctgttgagagcaacccAAGACAATCGTTGGCCTccttgcctttgcgaaagccaaattgtatatctgacagtaagccatttgtttcgacccaattgttgtggcggaataggatcattttctcgaacaactttcggacaCAGggcagcattgcgatcggtcgatacgaattgtggccggaggctggttttcctagtTTTTGGATAGCGATGACCTTCACCTGCCTCCAGTCAAGAGGGACAATATCACCCCCAggaaactaataaaataaattaaataagcgTCTTTTGGGAGAGTCTGGCAGATTTAAATTGAATTGGATTTGTTCAGACCCTGGagatttattgttacatgagaGTTAGAGAGCGAGTGAGAActcatgataagagagcaagtgggAACTCCACCatcaaaaaaggaaaaaaggaaacatCGTGGTATCGTGAGGGGGCGCGGTAGaccttctgtgccggggcggaattcggacaaaccttcttggcgaaatcgaatatccaatggtttgaatattccacgctctcattagtattaTTTCGGGCCACTCCTCAAAGAGTCCTCATCGCTGTTTTTGTAGTTAACCCGTTAACGAACTggtgccagt encodes:
- the LOC131680539 gene encoding uncharacterized protein LOC131680539 yields the protein MGKRKKPGRSPKIYRRRSANATVSTVKSANVSASTPGQPSKKAREDDESSLLSANQYSVLSEHTAVNVSDLQGFGQEQDNCQDGPPTNVTVKLPPLIVKSIPLEQLQKVLHAKGISAQFKLTRIGIKVMLQTMDEFIKAKTYLNQHKAQFFTHDMPSEKPFKAVVRGLPVMQPEDIKSELEERYKLQP